A portion of the Hoylesella buccalis ATCC 35310 genome contains these proteins:
- a CDS encoding YqaA family protein → MDTLIDLLIQYGYVGMFLASLLAGSVFPFSSEAVMAGLLAAGLNPWPLVVYGTIGNVMGSLFNYFIGTLGRLDWIEKYLHVKPDKLDRAQRLMAQYGAWIGFFAFLPIIGSAIAIVLGLVRANIWVTLFSFTLGKIFRYLLIIYGMNLIL, encoded by the coding sequence ATGGATACATTGATAGATCTCTTGATACAATACGGCTATGTGGGCATGTTCTTGGCCTCGCTTTTGGCCGGATCGGTCTTTCCTTTCAGCAGCGAAGCCGTCATGGCGGGTCTGTTGGCAGCTGGTCTTAACCCCTGGCCCCTGGTCGTGTACGGCACCATTGGAAACGTCATGGGGTCGTTGTTCAATTATTTCATCGGCACGTTGGGGCGATTAGACTGGATAGAGAAATACCTACATGTCAAACCCGACAAGCTGGATCGCGCACAACGCCTGATGGCCCAGTACGGCGCCTGGATAGGTTTCTTCGCTTTTCTGCCCATCATCGGCAGCGCCATAGCCATTGTCTTAGGACTGGTAAGAGCCAACATCTGGGTCACCCTCTTCTCTTTCACCTTGGGAAAAATATTCAGATACCTACTTATCATTTATGGCATGAATCTCATTTTATAA
- a CDS encoding metal ABC transporter solute-binding protein, Zn/Mn family: MKKYLLLLTVTLILASCTTNPQDTRRKITVTIEPLRYFTEQIAGEKFVVNTMVPQGGNPETYEPTAQQMVKLAESDLYIKVGNIGFERTWMKKLSQNAPHTIIIDSSEGIELAHSSHGVTDPHTWMSTNNAKQIARNIYEALVSINARDSASYRRNYEALIDTIEATDMRLREQLTRDKSQAFLIDHPALTYFARDYELLQIPVEEEGREPSAAQLKKTIQLAKDKKVKVMFVQKQFETRSTKIVSQEVGAETIAINPLSHNWSEEMVSIAKKLK, from the coding sequence ATGAAAAAATACCTTCTGCTGCTCACGGTCACGCTCATTCTCGCATCTTGCACCACCAACCCGCAAGACACGAGACGAAAAATCACGGTGACCATAGAGCCACTTCGTTATTTCACCGAACAAATTGCTGGTGAGAAGTTTGTTGTGAACACCATGGTTCCCCAGGGCGGAAACCCCGAAACCTACGAACCAACCGCCCAACAAATGGTGAAATTGGCCGAAAGCGACCTGTACATCAAGGTGGGAAACATTGGCTTTGAACGCACATGGATGAAAAAACTGAGCCAAAACGCGCCACATACCATCATCATCGATTCGTCTGAAGGCATTGAGTTGGCCCACTCATCACACGGCGTTACTGATCCACACACCTGGATGAGCACCAACAACGCAAAGCAAATCGCACGAAACATCTACGAAGCGTTGGTCAGCATCAATGCACGAGACAGCGCCTCCTACAGGCGAAATTACGAAGCCTTGATAGACACCATTGAGGCTACCGACATGCGACTGCGCGAACAGCTCACGCGTGACAAGTCGCAGGCCTTCCTCATTGATCACCCTGCCCTCACCTACTTTGCCCGCGACTACGAGCTTTTACAGATTCCAGTGGAGGAAGAAGGGCGCGAACCCAGTGCCGCCCAACTGAAAAAGACCATCCAGTTGGCCAAGGACAAGAAGGTGAAAGTGATGTTTGTGCAGAAGCAGTTTGAAACCAGAAGCACGAAGATAGTCAGCCAAGAGGTGGGTGCAGAAACGATAGCCATCAACCCTTTGAGCCACAATTGGAGTGAAGAAATGGTGAGTATTGCCAAAAAACTAAAATAA
- a CDS encoding metal ABC transporter ATP-binding protein yields the protein MTPIIQLENISAAYGQKTVLQDVNLTVYDHDFLGIIGPNGGGKTTLVQLIIGLKKPSEGQIKFYRNGTLSDHISMGYLPQYNDIDKKFPISVQEVVLSGLSGQKKLFSPFTSKHHQMVDETLARMQLTELRRRAIGTLSGGQLQRVLLARAIVARPEVLILDEPNTYIDRQFQEQMYQMLNDINRDCAIIIVSHDIGSILQNVKAVACVNHNVHYHPDTELSMVELEQHLGCPINLLGHGRMPHRVLKAHTD from the coding sequence ATGACACCCATCATCCAATTAGAAAACATCAGCGCGGCGTACGGACAGAAAACGGTTCTGCAAGACGTGAACCTCACCGTGTACGATCACGACTTTCTGGGCATCATCGGACCGAACGGTGGTGGCAAAACTACCCTTGTACAACTCATCATCGGTCTGAAAAAGCCGAGCGAAGGACAAATCAAGTTCTACCGAAACGGAACACTTTCAGACCACATCAGCATGGGTTATCTCCCACAATACAACGACATCGACAAGAAATTCCCCATCTCGGTGCAGGAAGTAGTGCTGTCGGGACTGAGCGGACAAAAGAAATTGTTCTCCCCATTCACGTCCAAGCACCACCAAATGGTGGATGAAACACTCGCCAGAATGCAGCTCACCGAACTGCGCCGGCGTGCCATCGGCACCCTGAGTGGTGGCCAGTTGCAGCGTGTGTTGCTGGCTCGCGCCATCGTAGCACGACCAGAAGTGCTGATTTTGGATGAACCTAACACCTACATTGACAGGCAATTCCAAGAACAGATGTACCAAATGCTCAACGACATCAACCGCGATTGCGCCATCATCATCGTGAGCCACGACATTGGCTCCATCCTGCAAAACGTGAAGGCCGTGGCCTGTGTCAACCACAATGTACACTACCATCCCGACACAGAGCTGTCGATGGTTGAGCTGGAGCAACACCTCGGCTGCCCCATCAACTTGTTGGGACATGGACGCATGCCTCACCGCGTGCTCAAAGCCCACACGGATTGA